One segment of Fusobacterium russii ATCC 25533 DNA contains the following:
- a CDS encoding polysaccharide biosynthesis protein, with translation MLITYIFKYDELWFNYLDKKFIFLYLGIFLVGYFYMKMNEKSWSYTNILDVLSLMILNSISAIVFLIVIYVRLIKYPVLLVFLNLIISISFQLFFRYLFRVKRYYSNRNKGQAIEKRVLIYGAGEAGAMLAKESLTNKKFPYDIVGFIDDNTRKIGSYIYNIKVLGDRNSIEKIVNREKINEIIITLPSVNSSELKKIIDRVKEIKGLKVKMLPSVSNLVNEMDLTNQIREVKVEDLLGRDEVEINDANIRTLIEDKTILVTGGAGSIGSELSRQIARYSPKKLINLDINENAIYFLELEMKRLYPNLDLVSEICSVRDREKLEILFEKYKPNIVFHAAAHKHVPLMEHNPEEAIKNNIFGTKNVAECTDKYKVDRMVLISTDKAVNPTNIMGATKRACELIIQDMTKISKHTKYMAVRFGNVLGSNGSVIPIFKKLIEEGKNLTITHKDITRYFMTIPEAAQLVIEAGALGNGGEIFILDMGQPVKIYDLAQTMIRLSNTDVGIDIIGLRPGEKLYEELLYDVNSSKKTSNNKIFITDMENEKARVDIGEYYIILEDLIKKNDLIRIRRVLAEIIGTFKGRVD, from the coding sequence ATGCTGATAACATATATTTTTAAATATGATGAATTATGGTTTAATTATCTTGATAAGAAGTTTATATTTTTATATTTAGGAATATTTTTAGTGGGTTATTTCTATATGAAAATGAATGAAAAAAGTTGGTCTTATACAAATATTTTGGATGTTCTTTCACTGATGATTTTAAATTCCATATCAGCAATAGTTTTCTTAATTGTTATATATGTAAGGCTAATAAAATACCCAGTATTGTTAGTTTTTCTTAATTTAATAATTTCTATTTCCTTTCAACTTTTCTTTAGATATCTGTTTAGGGTGAAAAGATATTATTCAAATAGAAACAAGGGGCAAGCTATTGAAAAAAGAGTTCTTATATATGGAGCTGGAGAAGCGGGAGCAATGCTTGCCAAAGAGTCATTGACTAATAAAAAGTTTCCTTATGATATAGTTGGCTTTATAGATGATAATACACGAAAAATAGGTTCATATATATATAATATAAAAGTTTTGGGAGATAGAAACTCAATAGAAAAAATAGTTAACAGAGAAAAAATAAATGAAATCATTATAACTCTACCTTCAGTAAATAGTTCTGAACTTAAAAAAATAATAGATAGAGTAAAAGAAATTAAAGGCTTAAAAGTTAAGATGTTACCATCTGTTTCTAACTTAGTGAATGAAATGGATTTAACCAATCAAATAAGAGAAGTCAAGGTGGAAGATTTACTTGGAAGGGATGAAGTAGAAATAAATGATGCAAATATAAGAACTTTAATAGAGGATAAAACAATTCTTGTAACAGGTGGAGCCGGAAGTATAGGTTCTGAATTATCAAGGCAGATAGCTAGGTATTCTCCTAAAAAACTTATAAATCTTGATATAAATGAAAATGCTATCTATTTTTTAGAATTGGAAATGAAAAGACTTTATCCTAATTTAGATTTAGTTTCAGAAATTTGTAGTGTAAGAGATAGGGAAAAGTTGGAGATATTATTTGAAAAATATAAACCTAACATAGTCTTTCATGCTGCTGCTCATAAACATGTACCTCTTATGGAGCATAATCCGGAGGAAGCTATAAAAAATAATATTTTTGGGACTAAAAATGTAGCAGAATGTACAGACAAATATAAAGTAGATAGAATGGTTTTAATTTCTACAGACAAGGCAGTGAATCCTACAAATATAATGGGAGCTACTAAAAGGGCTTGTGAACTTATAATTCAAGACATGACAAAAATTTCAAAACATACTAAATATATGGCAGTGAGATTTGGGAATGTTTTAGGAAGTAATGGTTCGGTAATCCCTATCTTTAAAAAATTGATTGAAGAAGGTAAAAATTTAACTATTACTCATAAGGACATAACTAGATATTTTATGACTATTCCTGAAGCAGCACAGCTTGTTATAGAAGCAGGGGCATTAGGTAATGGTGGAGAGATTTTTATACTGGACATGGGACAACCAGTTAAGATTTATGATTTAGCACAGACTATGATTAGACTTTCAAACACAGATGTGGGAATAGATATAATAGGTCTTAGACCCGGTGAAAAACTCTATGAAGAATTACTTTATGATGTGAACTCTTCAAAAAAGACTTCTAATAATAAAATTTTTATAACTGATATGGAGAATGAAAAAGCAAGGGTTGATATAGGAGAATATTACATCATTTTGGAAGATTTGATCAAGAAAAATGATCTCATTAGAATCAGAAGGGTTTTAGCTGAGATTATAGGGACTTTTAAAGGACGTGTGGACTAA
- a CDS encoding PhnE/PtxC family ABC transporter permease: MKMTLEKFIRIQRFKNITKYILFTFFLLFFFIQLNLSFTDFTNGFLKLAAVIKGMTRVDFSDYSLVFLKVFETFIIAFIASLLGVVFATLFSPFLTDYIIKNKFILKILNSLFSAFRTIPALVFAAILVTLIGTGSFTGFISLFIITFFSASKLIKEYLEEIAKEKINSFKSLGFGKFTFFKACIYPISKSYIVSIFFLSLESSMRGASVLGLVGAGGIGQELWKNLNYLRYDKVSFIILLLLFFIFITDSVSYFFRKKDSIIKTSTYRAYKTQKKLKAFFTVFLVFISFYFLKMLYSNEDMPQFFIIWERLSMFIQKIAHIDLFYYKKAILALLESFSLAFFATFLAAPTALIISFFASSNIFNNKISMVAKFVINLIRTFPPIIVAIIFFSGFGPRFISGFFALYFYTTGVVAKVYTDILESSEVDYGLYGKSIGLNKLYTYLRFWIPSTYTNFISILLYRFESNMKNSSILGMVGAGGIGELLINHINYRNWEKVWFLLLILIFTIILIENVSIYIRTVIKK; this comes from the coding sequence ATGAAGATGACATTAGAGAAGTTTATAAGAATACAGAGATTTAAGAATATAACAAAATATATATTATTTACATTTTTTTTGCTATTCTTTTTTATACAGTTAAATTTATCATTTACAGATTTTACAAATGGTTTTTTGAAGCTTGCAGCTGTTATAAAAGGAATGACTAGAGTAGATTTTTCTGATTATTCTCTTGTTTTTTTAAAAGTTTTTGAAACTTTTATAATAGCATTTATAGCCTCTTTACTAGGTGTAGTATTTGCTACACTTTTTTCTCCTTTTTTGACAGACTATATTATAAAAAATAAATTTATTTTAAAAATATTAAATTCATTATTTTCAGCATTTAGAACAATTCCTGCTTTAGTTTTTGCAGCAATTTTAGTTACTTTGATTGGTACGGGAAGTTTTACAGGTTTTATAAGCCTATTTATAATTACTTTTTTTTCAGCAAGTAAATTAATAAAAGAATATTTAGAAGAAATTGCAAAGGAAAAAATAAATTCTTTCAAATCACTAGGCTTTGGAAAATTTACCTTTTTTAAAGCCTGTATATATCCAATTTCAAAGTCATATATAGTATCTATATTTTTTCTGAGCCTGGAATCCAGTATGCGTGGAGCAAGTGTTTTAGGTTTGGTAGGTGCTGGTGGTATAGGACAAGAACTTTGGAAAAATTTAAATTATCTAAGATACGATAAAGTATCCTTTATAATACTTTTGCTTTTATTTTTTATTTTTATAACTGATTCAGTTAGTTATTTTTTTAGAAAAAAAGATAGCATTATAAAAACAAGCACTTATAGAGCATATAAAACTCAAAAAAAATTAAAAGCCTTTTTTACAGTATTTTTAGTATTTATATCTTTTTATTTTTTAAAAATGCTATATTCAAATGAAGATATGCCACAATTTTTTATAATCTGGGAAAGATTGAGCATGTTTATACAAAAGATAGCACACATAGATTTATTCTATTATAAAAAAGCTATATTGGCATTATTAGAAAGTTTTTCGCTTGCCTTTTTTGCAACTTTCTTAGCCGCACCGACAGCTTTAATAATAAGTTTTTTTGCTAGTTCTAATATATTTAATAATAAGATATCTATGGTAGCTAAATTTGTTATAAATTTAATTAGGACTTTTCCACCTATAATTGTAGCTATAATTTTCTTTTCAGGTTTTGGTCCAAGATTTATAAGTGGATTCTTTGCACTTTATTTCTATACAACTGGAGTTGTTGCAAAAGTCTATACCGATATTTTGGAGAGCAGTGAAGTGGACTATGGACTTTATGGAAAAAGCATAGGCTTAAATAAACTATACACTTATTTAAGATTTTGGATACCATCAACATATACAAATTTTATTTCAATTTTACTTTATAGATTTGAATCTAATATGAAAAATTCAAGTATTTTAGGAATGGTAGGTGCTGGTGGTATAGGTGAACTTTTAATAAACCATATTAATTATAGAAACTGGGAAAAAGTTTGGTTTTTACTTTTGATACTTATTTTTACAATAATTTTGATAGAAAATGTATCTATTTATATAAGAACTGTAATAAAAAAGTGA
- the phnC gene encoding phosphonate ABC transporter ATP-binding protein — MEKILEINKLVKNYGDREILKELSFSIEKGEFISIIGASGAGKSTLMRCLNLLEDINSGSIKFYGEEITSLKEKEKNLIKRQMAFVFQDFNIIDNLYVIENVLLPFLARKNALQVLTNFYKKEEYERAMYCLEKVGLTKLAYTKAKYLSGGEKQRVAIARALAPNADLILADEPISSLDEKNAHQIMEIFKRINDKKNKTIILNLHNVELAKKFSDKIIALKDGKIFFFKESEKVNEDDIREVYKNTEI, encoded by the coding sequence TTGGAGAAAATTTTAGAAATAAACAAATTAGTTAAAAATTATGGAGATAGAGAAATCTTAAAAGAGCTTTCTTTTTCTATTGAAAAGGGAGAGTTTATTTCAATTATTGGAGCAAGTGGAGCTGGTAAATCTACTCTTATGAGATGTTTAAATCTTTTGGAGGATATAAATTCAGGGAGTATAAAATTTTATGGAGAAGAAATTACAAGTCTAAAAGAAAAAGAAAAAAATTTAATAAAAAGACAGATGGCATTTGTTTTTCAAGATTTTAATATAATAGATAATTTATATGTAATTGAAAATGTATTACTTCCTTTTTTAGCAAGAAAAAATGCTCTGCAAGTATTGACCAATTTTTATAAAAAAGAAGAATATGAAAGAGCAATGTATTGTTTGGAAAAAGTTGGGCTTACAAAGCTTGCATATACAAAGGCAAAGTATTTATCAGGTGGAGAAAAACAAAGAGTAGCCATTGCCAGAGCATTGGCTCCCAATGCTGATTTAATTTTAGCAGATGAGCCAATAAGTAGCTTAGATGAAAAAAATGCACATCAAATCATGGAGATATTTAAAAGAATAAATGATAAAAAAAATAAAACAATAATTTTAAATTTACACAATGTAGAACTTGCAAAAAAATTTTCAGATAAAATTATAGCATTGAAAGATGGAAAAATATTCTTTTTTAAGGAAAGTGAAAAAGTAAATGAAGATGACATTAGAGAAGTTTATAAGAATACAGAGATTTAA
- a CDS encoding Fic family protein produces MRKFNYLKLMDLNLPVSIYHIIAGIHEYKGKQELYVENYPDVLEKMIYVAKVQSTKSSNAIEGIYTNDTRLQELMKKKVEPKNRDEEEISGYRHVLDIIHENYPYIEFNKNDILTLHNQLYSYSYVKNKGKFKISDNSIIEVDSKGNKKIRFQPVSSFETERYFDEMVEAYNEAVKANIPPLLLIPVVIHDFLCIHPFDDGNGRLSRILTLLLLYKFGYFVGRYISVEMLIEESKDSYYEELQNSSERWHTGKNDELPFMKYMLGIILKAYKECDDRFKLIGEKKLTSPDRVLFIIQKSLVPLSKKDIMIICPDISQRTVERALKELQDNKKIRQIGNGRSTKYIKI; encoded by the coding sequence TTGAGAAAGTTTAACTATTTAAAACTTATGGATTTAAATTTACCAGTTAGTATCTATCATATTATAGCAGGAATTCATGAATATAAAGGGAAACAAGAGTTATATGTAGAAAATTATCCGGATGTTTTGGAAAAGATGATTTATGTTGCAAAAGTACAAAGTACAAAGTCTTCTAATGCTATTGAAGGAATTTATACTAATGATACAAGACTACAAGAACTAATGAAGAAAAAAGTAGAGCCTAAGAACAGAGATGAAGAGGAAATATCAGGGTATAGACATGTACTTGATATTATACATGAAAACTATCCATATATAGAGTTTAATAAAAATGATATTTTAACCTTACATAATCAATTATATTCCTATTCTTATGTAAAAAATAAGGGAAAATTTAAGATATCTGACAATAGCATAATTGAAGTTGATTCAAAGGGTAATAAAAAAATTCGTTTTCAGCCTGTTAGTAGTTTTGAAACTGAAAGATATTTTGATGAAATGGTAGAAGCATATAATGAAGCAGTGAAAGCAAATATTCCACCATTACTTTTAATACCTGTTGTTATTCATGATTTTTTATGTATTCATCCATTTGATGATGGAAATGGAAGATTGAGCAGGATATTGACACTCCTTTTATTATATAAGTTTGGGTATTTTGTTGGAAGATATATCAGTGTGGAAATGTTAATCGAGGAAAGTAAAGATTCTTATTATGAAGAATTGCAAAATTCCAGTGAAAGATGGCATACAGGTAAAAATGATGAGCTTCCGTTTATGAAATATATGCTTGGAATTATTTTAAAAGCCTATAAAGAATGTGATGATAGATTTAAATTGATAGGAGAAAAAAAATTAACATCTCCTGATAGAGTATTATTCATCATTCAAAAATCATTAGTACCACTATCAAAAAAAGATATTATGATAATTTGCCCAGACATATCTCAAAGAACTGTAGAAAGAGCTTTAAAAGAATTGCAAGATAATAAGAAGATAAGACAAATAGGAAATGGACGTTCAACAAAATATATTAAAATTTAA
- a CDS encoding type II toxin-antitoxin system RelB/DinJ family antitoxin produces the protein MAIINIRVNEDIKKEAENIYKEIGLNMSTAINLFLRKCILEHGIPFDLKLPNKETLEAIEEAEKILNEEIKRPVYSNVDNLFEELNKNV, from the coding sequence ATGGCTATTATAAATATTAGAGTTAATGAGGATATTAAAAAAGAAGCTGAAAATATTTATAAGGAAATTGGTTTAAATATGAGTACTGCTATAAATTTATTTTTAAGAAAATGTATACTTGAACATGGAATTCCTTTTGACTTAAAACTTCCTAATAAAGAAACTCTTGAAGCTATTGAAGAAGCTGAAAAAATTTTAAATGAGGAAATTAAAAGACCTGTTTATTCAAATGTAGATAATTTATTTG